One part of the Clostridia bacterium genome encodes these proteins:
- a CDS encoding methylglyoxal synthase, which yields MNIALIAHDMKKELMVQFCIAYKPILKNHNLFATGTTGGLVSDATSLRVHRFLSGPQGGDQQIGARIAYNEIDLVLFFRDPLTAQPHEPDVNALFRLCDVHNIPLATNVATAEVLIKGLERGDLDWRNIVNPKNN from the coding sequence ATGAATATTGCACTTATTGCACACGATATGAAAAAAGAACTTATGGTTCAGTTTTGTATAGCATATAAACCTATACTAAAAAATCATAATTTGTTTGCTACGGGAACAACAGGCGGTTTAGTATCTGATGCTACATCTTTAAGAGTTCACAGATTTTTGTCAGGCCCTCAGGGGGGCGACCAGCAGATAGGTGCAAGAATTGCATATAATGAAATAGACCTTGTGCTGTTTTTCAGAGACCCTCTTACTGCTCAGCCTCACGAGCCTGATGTTAACGCATTATTCAGATTGTGCGATGTACATAATATTCCTTTGGCAACTAATGTTGCTACTGCAGAAGTTCTTATCAAAGGTTTGGAAAGAGGGGACCTTGACTGGAGAAATATTGTTAACCCTAAGAATAATTAA
- the nadE gene encoding NAD(+) synthase has protein sequence MFDLNKVKDECVKWIRDFFEENGKGCNAVIGISGGKDSSVAAALCVEALGKDRVIGVLMPKGEQHDIDMAYMLVNHLGIKHYVVNIKDTVDAILDNMPDDLKISEQTKINIPPRVRMTTLYAISQSLNGRVCNTCNLSEDWVGYSTRYGDAAGDFSPMSNLTVNEVKQIGYILGLPKELVEKTPIDGLCGKTDEENLGFTYNELDRYIREGIIEDEDKKALIDKKHKMNLFKLELMPSFKPTI, from the coding sequence ATGTTTGACCTAAATAAAGTTAAAGACGAATGTGTTAAATGGATAAGAGATTTTTTTGAAGAAAACGGTAAAGGATGTAATGCTGTTATAGGTATTTCAGGCGGGAAGGACAGTTCTGTTGCTGCTGCTTTATGCGTAGAAGCGCTGGGTAAAGACAGAGTAATTGGAGTTCTTATGCCTAAAGGGGAGCAGCACGATATTGATATGGCATATATGCTTGTTAACCATCTTGGAATTAAACATTATGTTGTAAATATAAAAGATACGGTTGATGCTATACTTGATAATATGCCTGATGACCTTAAAATAAGTGAGCAGACAAAGATAAACATCCCACCAAGAGTAAGAATGACAACTCTTTATGCAATATCCCAGAGTTTAAACGGAAGAGTATGTAACACCTGTAACTTATCGGAAGACTGGGTGGGATATTCTACAAGGTACGGAGATGCAGCGGGAGATTTTTCGCCTATGTCTAACCTAACAGTAAATGAAGTTAAACAAATCGGTTACATTTTAGGTCTTCCAAAGGAATTGGTTGAAAAAACACCGATAGACGGTCTGTGCGGTAAAACTGATGAAGAAAATTTAGGGTTTACTTATAATGAACTTGACAGATATATAAGAGAAGGCATAATTGAAGATGAAGATAAAAAAGCGCTTATAGATAAAAAACATAAGATGAATTTATTTAAACTTGAACTTATGCCAAGTTTTAAACCGACAATTTAA
- a CDS encoding citrate transporter: MVVMIIAFILAAITVFFVPIDKSYIGYFDFKTLACLFSVLAVVCALRSIKFFYILARKVIRTFKNLRICILALIYITFIGSMLIANDMALLTFLPLGFFVLKATDNENYMAFTFIMQNIAANLGGMLTPFGNPQNLYLYTKFEIPTLEFMGIMLVPFIISILLITLLCLATVKSIPLELKGKDVKIDKKKCAIYLILFILSIVMVFRVIPYYIGLLIILISLLIIDKETLKAVDYPLLFTFVFFFIFAGNMARIDIVREFFNYLLNKSTLVFSVLSCQFISNVPSAILLSQFTDNYRELLLGVNIGGAGTLIASLASLITFREYTAHNPKGTLSYLIKFTLYNFLFVIILTSVMWFLV; encoded by the coding sequence ATGGTGGTTATGATTATTGCTTTTATCTTAGCGGCGATAACTGTGTTTTTTGTGCCGATAGATAAAAGTTACATAGGGTATTTTGATTTTAAAACACTTGCTTGTCTGTTTTCAGTTCTTGCTGTTGTTTGTGCATTAAGGAGTATTAAGTTTTTTTACATCTTAGCAAGAAAGGTTATAAGAACTTTTAAGAATTTAAGAATATGTATTCTTGCTCTTATTTACATAACTTTTATCGGCTCAATGCTTATAGCAAACGATATGGCACTCCTTACTTTTTTGCCCCTTGGTTTTTTTGTGCTTAAAGCAACAGATAACGAAAACTATATGGCATTTACTTTTATAATGCAAAATATTGCTGCCAATTTAGGAGGAATGTTAACTCCGTTTGGCAACCCCCAGAATTTATATCTTTACACAAAGTTTGAAATTCCCACATTGGAATTTATGGGTATAATGTTAGTTCCCTTTATTATTTCAATACTTCTTATAACCCTTTTGTGCCTTGCTACAGTAAAAAGTATTCCTTTAGAGTTAAAGGGAAAAGATGTTAAAATTGATAAGAAAAAGTGTGCAATTTATCTTATTCTTTTTATTTTATCAATAGTTATGGTATTCAGGGTTATTCCGTATTACATAGGTCTTTTGATAATTTTAATTTCTCTTCTTATTATAGATAAAGAAACGTTAAAAGCAGTTGATTATCCACTGCTGTTTACCTTTGTATTTTTCTTTATATTTGCAGGGAATATGGCAAGAATTGATATAGTTAGAGAATTTTTTAATTATCTTTTAAATAAAAGTACACTGGTATTTAGCGTCTTGTCCTGTCAGTTTATAAGCAATGTTCCGTCTGCTATATTACTTTCTCAGTTTACCGATAATTACAGGGAACTTTTATTAGGCGTAAATATAGGCGGTGCAGGAACACTTATTGCATCTTTGGCAAGTCTTATAACTTTCAGGGAATATACTGCGCATAACCCGAAAGGCACACTTTCATATCTTATAAAATTTACACTTTACAATTTCTTGTTTGTTATAATATTAACTTCTGTAATGTGGTTTTTAGTATAA
- a CDS encoding ribosome maturation factor RimP, producing the protein MSLKIIKEVETLVTPFLNEKGLRIYDTVFVKEGKDKVLRLFVDRKDGLISIDECEEVSRFLSDELDRVDLIKEAYILEVSSPGIERNLKYDWHFEESVGKKVQVKLFKKVKDTKLLVGTLVSGSLDTGIVIDVDTKEVEIEKGNIIDVKIYFEFGGN; encoded by the coding sequence ATGTCTTTAAAAATTATTAAAGAAGTTGAAACTCTTGTTACTCCTTTTCTTAATGAAAAAGGCCTTCGTATTTATGATACGGTTTTTGTAAAAGAGGGGAAAGATAAGGTTTTAAGATTGTTTGTAGATAGGAAAGACGGTTTAATATCTATTGACGAATGTGAAGAGGTAAGCCGATTTTTATCTGACGAACTTGACAGAGTCGATTTAATAAAAGAGGCTTATATTCTTGAAGTTTCATCTCCGGGGATAGAGAGAAACTTAAAATATGACTGGCACTTTGAAGAAAGTGTTGGCAAAAAAGTGCAGGTTAAACTTTTTAAAAAAGTTAAAGATACCAAACTTTTAGTTGGTACACTTGTTTCAGGCTCTTTAGACACAGGTATTGTAATAGATGTAGACACTAAAGAGGTTGAAATTGAAAAAGGTAATATTATTGATGTTAAAATATATTTTGAATTTGGAGGTAATTAA